A window of the Budorcas taxicolor isolate Tak-1 chromosome 10, Takin1.1, whole genome shotgun sequence genome harbors these coding sequences:
- the TMEM30B gene encoding cell cycle control protein 50B — protein MTWSATARGAHQPDNTAFTQQRLPAWHPLLSASIALPLFFCAGLAFIGLGLGLYYSSNGIKELAYDYTGDRGTGNCSVCATAGQDRAPPPPCSCAWYFSLPELFQGPVYLYYELTNFYQNNRRYGVSRDDSQLSGLPGSLRHPVNECAPYQYSAAGLPIAPCGAIANSLFNDSFSLWHQRQPNGPYVEVPLDRTGIAWWTDYHVKFRNPPLVNGSLALAFRGTAPPPNWHRPVYELSPDPNNTGFINQDFVVWMRTAALPTFRKLYARIRQGNYSAGLPRGAYRVNITYNYPVRAFSGHKRLIFSSISWMGGKNPFLGFAYLLVGSLCIFVGFVMLVVYIRYQDQNDDEEDDE, from the coding sequence ATGACCTGGAGCGCCACCGCCCGGGGCGCCCACCAGCCCGACAACACCGCGTTCACGCAGCAGCGCCTCCCCGCCTGGCACCCGCTGCTGTCGGCCAGCATCGCGCTGCCGCTCTTCTTCTGCGCCGGCCTGGCCTTCATcggcctgggcctgggcctctATTACTCCTCCAACGGCATCAAGGAGCTCGCGTACGACTACACCGGCGACCGGGGTACCGGCAACTGCTCGGTGTGCGCCACGGCCGGCCAGGACCGCGCGCCGCCGCCCCCCTGCTCGTGCGCCTGGTACTTCTCGCTGCCCGAGCTCTTCCAGGGCCCCGTGTACCTCTACTACGAGCTGACCAATTTCTACCAGAACAACCGGCGCTACGGCGTGTCCCGCGACGACTCGCAGCTGAGCGGGCTGCCGGGCTCGCTGCGCCACCCGGTCAACGAGTGCGCCCCCTACCAGTACAGCGCGGCCGGCCTGCCCATCGCGCCCTGCGGCGCCATCGCCAACAGCCTCTTCAACGACTCCTTCTCGCTGTGGCACCAGCGCCAGCCCAACGGGCCCTACGTCGAGGTGCCGCTCGACCGCACCGGCATCGCTTGGTGGACCGACTACCACGTCAAGTTCCGCAACCCGCCGCTGGTGAACGGCAGCCTGGCGCTGGCCTTCCGGGGCACCGCGCCCCCGCCCAACTGGCACCGGCCAGTCTACGAGCTGAGCCCCGACCCCAACAACACCGGCTTCATCAACCAGGACTTCGTGGTGTGGATGCGCACCGCTGCGCTGCCCACGTTCCGCAAGCTGTACGCGCGCATCCGCCAGGGCAACTACTCGGCCGGGCTGCCGCGGGGCGCCTACCGCGTCAACATCACCTACAACTACCCGGTGCGCGCCTTCAGCGGCCACAAACGCCTCATCTTCAGCAGCATCTCGTGGATGGGCGGCAAGAATCCATTCCTGGGCTTCGCCTACCTGCTGGTCGGCTCCCTCTGCATCTTCGTGGGCTTTGTCATGCTGGTCGTCTACATTCGCTACCAGGACCAGAACGACGACGAGGAGGACGACGAGTGA